In one Pseudarthrobacter sp. NBSH8 genomic region, the following are encoded:
- a CDS encoding LysR substrate-binding domain-containing protein — protein sequence MFEPAQLRSFLAVAETLSFTKAAERLGLAQPTVSQHVRKLETAAKRILVSRDTRDVRLTDNGDAMAGFARTILAAHDAATRYFSGSAMRGRLRFGTADDLAITGLPRILREFRQVYPQINLELTVGQSDQLYKKLNAGQLDLVFVKWVAGVKDGTVVQHDTFSWVGLEQTSLEPGDPVPLIAYPSPSLSRKLAIDALESIGRTWRITCTTRQISGVLAALRAGIGVAVMPTSLVPEDLKIITRRFDLPPVGDVDFTLIRNPLANAEVIDALTQAIVGRTLKKSV from the coding sequence GTGTTCGAACCCGCCCAGCTCCGCTCCTTCCTTGCTGTGGCCGAGACGCTCAGTTTCACCAAGGCAGCGGAACGCCTGGGCCTGGCACAGCCCACCGTCAGCCAGCACGTCCGCAAGCTGGAGACGGCCGCGAAGCGCATCCTCGTCAGCAGGGATACGCGCGATGTCCGGCTCACGGACAACGGGGACGCGATGGCCGGCTTCGCCCGCACCATCCTTGCCGCCCACGATGCCGCTACGCGGTACTTTTCCGGCTCGGCCATGCGGGGTCGGCTGCGTTTCGGCACGGCCGACGACCTGGCCATCACCGGCCTCCCCCGGATCCTTCGTGAGTTCCGGCAGGTCTATCCACAGATCAACCTGGAGCTCACCGTTGGCCAGAGCGACCAGCTGTACAAGAAACTCAACGCGGGCCAGCTGGACCTGGTGTTTGTGAAGTGGGTGGCCGGCGTCAAGGACGGCACGGTGGTCCAGCACGACACCTTTTCCTGGGTGGGACTGGAGCAGACGTCCCTGGAGCCCGGGGATCCCGTACCGCTGATCGCCTACCCCTCCCCCAGCCTTAGCCGGAAACTGGCCATCGATGCGCTGGAATCAATCGGCCGGACCTGGCGGATCACGTGCACCACCCGGCAGATCAGCGGCGTCCTGGCGGCACTCCGGGCAGGCATCGGCGTTGCCGTGATGCCGACGTCGCTGGTTCCCGAAGACCTGAAAATCATCACCCGCCGGTTCGACCTGCCGCCGGTGGGCGACGTCGACTTCACCCTCATCCGCAACCCGCTGGCCAACGCCGAGGTGATCGATGCGCTGACTCAGGCCATCGTCGGACGGACGCTCAAAAAGTCGGTCTGA
- a CDS encoding CAP domain-containing protein, translating to MNKFAAPAVVAMLCALALVSPAAGMYSGPTVDGPSVQVGALGPRTVTLGPAGTADDDGGAADAGTGLGSLLAPAVEPVITPASPAGEGTSGTAAAPPAATVAAPVTTGSEPVAPEPPSLPPLWAPEAELAHNKTAAPAPPAGAPESLTTGSLGTEALVPDSNTAAILTVFNEINKYRVANSLAPVKYHPTVAGLAQEWSNSIASREVIEHRASFWTDPRALNPTSAGEVIAIRTDRNAAMLVEWWKTSPGHNAMLLDPRFNVMGAGISYTNSQYTIWGVVNFFGYTTLPAGTVTSPGGSSAGGGAFPAPAPTVCDPAVKHMPPTLDLTSAAINSAADLVTINASGQLINRPSTGNRTFGAAKVIGSGFGTAKEVLTTDWDRDGAYDLLTQWNDGRLTLHRGIATGGFQPSFTLGSGGWETMTLAVGGWCANNRLPQLVALDAGGTLFLYPNVGVADMSTRTQMATGVSARKLAMVDYDADGFQDLLAIKPDGGVLLYRGAGTPAPRVEARLTVTTDWADVTGIRPLRDVTALNSTGVALRRANDVVQYWNLSTGTLASPSNITGSWAGQRLAQ from the coding sequence TTGAATAAATTTGCGGCGCCCGCCGTTGTGGCGATGCTATGTGCGCTCGCGCTGGTGTCCCCGGCGGCCGGCATGTATTCCGGCCCAACGGTGGATGGGCCGTCAGTCCAGGTGGGTGCCCTGGGGCCGCGCACGGTCACGTTGGGCCCGGCGGGAACAGCGGACGACGACGGCGGTGCAGCGGACGCGGGTACCGGACTGGGGTCCCTGCTCGCCCCAGCCGTGGAACCGGTGATCACCCCGGCCTCGCCCGCTGGAGAAGGCACGTCAGGGACCGCAGCAGCGCCTCCGGCGGCGACGGTGGCTGCCCCCGTGACCACCGGATCCGAACCAGTCGCGCCCGAGCCGCCCTCACTCCCACCCCTCTGGGCCCCCGAAGCTGAACTGGCGCACAACAAAACCGCGGCTCCCGCCCCGCCAGCCGGCGCACCGGAATCCCTCACTACCGGATCCCTTGGCACCGAGGCCTTGGTGCCGGACAGCAACACGGCCGCCATCCTCACGGTTTTCAACGAAATCAACAAGTACCGGGTGGCCAATAGCCTGGCCCCGGTCAAGTACCACCCCACGGTTGCCGGCCTGGCGCAGGAGTGGTCCAACAGCATCGCCTCCCGCGAAGTCATTGAACACCGCGCCAGCTTCTGGACCGATCCCCGGGCCCTGAACCCGACCAGCGCTGGTGAGGTCATCGCAATTCGCACGGACCGCAACGCGGCAATGCTGGTGGAGTGGTGGAAAACCTCGCCCGGCCACAACGCGATGCTGCTCGATCCGCGGTTCAACGTCATGGGCGCCGGGATCTCCTACACGAACAGCCAGTACACAATCTGGGGCGTGGTGAACTTCTTCGGTTACACCACCCTGCCCGCCGGCACCGTCACCTCCCCCGGGGGCAGTTCCGCCGGCGGGGGCGCGTTCCCCGCCCCGGCGCCCACCGTGTGCGATCCCGCCGTCAAACACATGCCGCCCACCCTGGATCTGACCAGCGCGGCGATCAACAGTGCAGCTGATCTGGTGACCATCAACGCCTCAGGCCAGCTCATCAACCGCCCCTCCACAGGGAACAGGACCTTTGGTGCTGCCAAGGTCATCGGCTCCGGATTTGGTACGGCCAAGGAGGTGCTCACCACAGACTGGGACCGTGACGGCGCCTATGACCTCCTGACCCAGTGGAACGACGGCCGGCTGACGCTCCACCGGGGTATCGCCACCGGAGGGTTCCAACCCTCGTTCACACTGGGCTCGGGCGGCTGGGAAACCATGACGCTGGCCGTGGGCGGCTGGTGTGCCAACAACCGGCTTCCCCAGCTGGTCGCCCTGGACGCCGGCGGCACCCTGTTCCTCTACCCGAACGTGGGCGTGGCCGACATGTCCACGCGCACCCAGATGGCCACCGGCGTATCGGCCAGGAAGCTCGCCATGGTGGATTATGACGCCGACGGCTTCCAGGATCTCCTGGCCATAAAGCCAGACGGCGGTGTGCTGCTTTACCGCGGAGCAGGCACTCCGGCGCCACGCGTCGAAGCCCGCCTTACCGTCACCACCGACTGGGCCGATGTCACCGGAATCCGTCCGCTGCGTGACGTGACCGCCCTGAACTCCACGGGGGTGGCGCTGCGCCGGGCCAATGACGTGGTGCAGTACTGGAACCTGAGCACCGGAACCCTGGCGTCGCCGTCGAACATCACCGGAAGCTGGGCGGGCCAGCGGCTGGCGCAGTAG
- a CDS encoding N(5)-(carboxyethyl)ornithine synthase, with protein MSGKQSHLTLGVLASTRKQDERRLPIHPLHFERIAPELRQRIILEQGYGERFGVSDDHLGTLVGKMATKEALLAEADVVLLPKPQPECLAELRDGQVLWGWPHCVQDRAITQLAIDKKLTLIAFEAMNHWASDGGFGLHVFHKNNELAGYCSVLHALSLTGSTGDYGRRLSAVVIGFGATARGAVTALNAHGIHDVQVLTNRGVAAVGAPIHSVNIVQFDHDDKAPFLSQVITERGRVPLAPFLAESDIVVNCTLQDPNNPLTYLRAEDLAAFSPGSLVVDVSCDEGMGFSWARSTTFAEPMFTIGDHINYYAVDHSPSYLWNSSSWEISQALLPFLETVIGGPEAWDGNETISRSIEIREGVVLNKDVLEFQRREAEYPHLPA; from the coding sequence GTGAGTGGCAAACAGAGCCACCTGACCCTGGGCGTCCTGGCCTCCACCCGGAAACAGGACGAACGCCGCCTCCCCATCCACCCCCTGCATTTCGAGCGGATCGCGCCGGAACTGCGCCAGCGCATCATCCTGGAGCAGGGCTACGGCGAGCGCTTCGGCGTCTCGGATGACCACCTCGGAACCCTGGTGGGCAAAATGGCCACCAAGGAAGCGCTACTGGCGGAGGCCGACGTCGTCCTCCTACCGAAGCCGCAGCCGGAGTGCCTCGCGGAACTGCGGGACGGCCAGGTCCTCTGGGGCTGGCCGCACTGTGTCCAGGACCGTGCCATCACGCAGCTGGCCATCGACAAGAAGCTCACGCTGATTGCCTTCGAAGCGATGAACCACTGGGCGAGCGACGGCGGTTTTGGGCTTCACGTGTTCCACAAGAACAACGAGCTGGCAGGGTACTGCTCCGTACTTCATGCGCTCTCGCTCACCGGATCCACCGGCGACTACGGCCGCCGGCTCAGTGCCGTGGTGATTGGTTTCGGCGCTACCGCCCGCGGCGCCGTAACCGCGCTGAACGCGCACGGCATCCACGATGTCCAGGTGCTCACCAACCGGGGAGTAGCCGCCGTCGGCGCCCCGATCCACTCGGTCAACATCGTCCAGTTTGATCATGACGACAAGGCGCCCTTCCTGAGCCAGGTCATCACTGAGCGGGGCCGGGTTCCGCTGGCGCCGTTCCTGGCTGAAAGCGACATCGTGGTCAACTGCACGCTGCAGGACCCGAACAATCCGCTGACGTATTTGCGGGCTGAGGACCTCGCGGCGTTCAGCCCGGGCAGCCTGGTGGTCGATGTGTCATGCGATGAGGGAATGGGCTTCAGCTGGGCGCGCTCCACCACGTTCGCCGAACCGATGTTTACCATCGGCGACCACATCAACTATTACGCAGTGGACCACAGCCCGTCCTACCTCTGGAATTCCTCCAGCTGGGAGATCAGCCAGGCCCTGCTGCCGTTCCTTGAGACGGTCATCGGCGGCCCGGAGGCGTGGGACGGAAACGAAACCATTTCCCGCTCCATCGAGATCCGCGAGGGTGTGGTCCTCAACAAGGACGTGCTGGAATTCCAGCGGCGCGAGGCCGAGTACCCGCACCTCCCGGCCTAG
- a CDS encoding SRPBCC family protein, translating into MAFAEHEVLIRCDAMSVYTFLVDGMNLPQWRGGIRSISLVTGAAGTKGAVYRQTTTGRSGRTISADFEITQARPGAEIEFRVISGPSQHSGGYYLSTEPAGTRVRFALEYQPRGLLGLMNTGIQRTIKAEVSQLARLKDVLELRSAA; encoded by the coding sequence ATGGCATTTGCAGAGCACGAGGTACTTATCCGGTGCGACGCAATGAGTGTGTACACGTTCCTGGTGGACGGCATGAACCTTCCGCAATGGCGGGGGGGCATCCGCAGCATCAGCCTGGTGACCGGTGCCGCCGGAACCAAGGGCGCCGTCTACCGGCAGACCACCACGGGCCGGTCAGGCCGGACCATCTCCGCCGACTTCGAAATAACGCAGGCCAGGCCGGGCGCCGAGATCGAGTTCCGGGTGATCTCCGGACCGTCGCAGCACTCCGGCGGCTACTACCTCAGCACCGAACCGGCCGGCACAAGGGTCAGATTCGCCCTCGAATACCAGCCCAGGGGCCTCCTGGGCCTGATGAACACCGGCATCCAGCGCACCATCAAGGCCGAAGTGTCCCAGCTCGCGCGGCTCAAGGATGTCCTGGAATTGCGGTCGGCGGCCTGA
- a CDS encoding cation:proton antiporter regulatory subunit, with product MNVDETDLPGLGRRKDFMTASGRRIGVVELREGMMELIVSTWDDPDTCQASIPLTGDEAAALGNLLGGQHLAMKLSEEHKEIPGIVTRQFSIAPESPFQNQPMGKACIRTRCGVSIVAIMREGEVLPSPGPDVVLHSGDLLVAVGTQEGLDSAADILRNG from the coding sequence ATGAACGTGGACGAGACTGACCTCCCCGGCCTGGGCCGTCGGAAGGACTTCATGACGGCTTCCGGCCGCCGCATCGGCGTCGTGGAGCTGCGGGAGGGCATGATGGAACTCATCGTTTCCACCTGGGACGATCCTGACACCTGCCAGGCGTCAATCCCCCTGACCGGTGATGAGGCCGCTGCCCTGGGCAACCTCCTGGGCGGGCAGCACCTGGCCATGAAACTGAGTGAGGAGCACAAGGAGATTCCGGGCATCGTGACCCGGCAGTTCTCCATCGCTCCGGAATCCCCGTTCCAGAACCAGCCCATGGGGAAGGCCTGCATCCGCACCCGTTGCGGCGTCTCGATCGTGGCGATCATGCGTGAAGGCGAGGTGCTCCCGTCACCGGGTCCCGACGTCGTCCTTCACTCCGGTGACCTCCTGGTCGCAGTGGGAACGCAAGAAGGCCTCGATTCGGCGGCCGACATCCTGCGCAACGGCTGA
- a CDS encoding MFS transporter: MAPPPPTSATVSQPVIDSASAASTRTQPIALVSEHLPWRHTFISLRVPNFRIFAIGHFVAVTALWMQRIAQDWLVLELSGSVTAVGITVALQFMPSLLLGPWGGMMADRFAKRRILILCQSLAAVLAAALAVLALTGAIEVWHVYVIALLLGLVTVLDQPARQVFVNELVGPRYLRNAISVNSTTFQLGGLIGPALAGLLLTAVGAGWAFAANALACCSTATMLMLLRKEQLFLSAPAPKRKGMLREGLQYALSKPTIYWPWLMAGFISVFAMSLPVLLAAFADHVYDVGAGGYGLLNALVALGALAGAVASTRRRQLRLRSVVFCAGMYGLMLCLAALAPSMVWFSVVMVLSGFWCLMFLTSSNQLVQISSNMGIRGRVMSLYIMVLIGGQAIGGPMLGWIAEHVDPHVALLVSGGVPALAAVTVGVVLARKGALSLRVDLKDRRHPLRIISREAAA, from the coding sequence GTGGCACCCCCACCGCCAACGTCGGCAACCGTCAGCCAGCCCGTCATCGACTCCGCCTCCGCCGCTTCCACCCGGACCCAACCCATCGCCTTGGTCAGTGAACACCTTCCCTGGCGGCACACGTTTATCTCCCTGCGAGTCCCCAATTTCCGCATCTTCGCGATTGGGCACTTTGTCGCGGTCACCGCCCTCTGGATGCAGCGGATCGCCCAGGACTGGCTGGTGCTGGAACTGTCCGGTTCCGTCACCGCCGTGGGCATCACGGTGGCTCTGCAGTTCATGCCGTCGCTGCTTCTGGGGCCGTGGGGCGGCATGATGGCGGACCGGTTCGCCAAGCGCAGGATCCTCATCCTTTGCCAGAGCCTCGCCGCGGTCCTAGCTGCGGCACTCGCGGTGCTTGCCCTGACGGGCGCCATCGAAGTGTGGCACGTCTATGTCATCGCGCTGCTGCTGGGCCTGGTCACGGTACTGGATCAGCCCGCGCGCCAGGTGTTCGTCAACGAGCTGGTAGGTCCCAGGTACCTCCGGAACGCCATCAGCGTCAACTCCACCACGTTCCAGCTGGGCGGACTGATCGGCCCGGCGCTGGCAGGACTGCTGCTCACCGCCGTTGGCGCCGGCTGGGCCTTCGCCGCGAATGCGCTGGCGTGCTGCTCCACGGCGACCATGCTGATGCTCCTGCGCAAGGAGCAGCTGTTCCTCAGCGCTCCCGCCCCCAAGAGAAAGGGCATGCTGCGTGAGGGGCTGCAGTACGCGCTCAGCAAACCCACCATCTACTGGCCGTGGCTGATGGCCGGCTTCATCTCCGTCTTCGCCATGAGCTTGCCCGTCCTGCTCGCCGCCTTCGCGGACCACGTGTACGACGTCGGTGCCGGTGGCTATGGCCTGCTGAACGCCCTGGTGGCACTCGGAGCGTTGGCCGGTGCTGTCGCCTCCACCCGGCGCCGCCAGCTGCGGCTCCGGTCGGTGGTATTCTGCGCCGGAATGTACGGTCTGATGCTGTGCCTGGCCGCACTGGCGCCGTCCATGGTGTGGTTCAGCGTGGTGATGGTCCTGTCCGGATTCTGGTGCCTGATGTTCCTGACCAGTTCCAACCAGCTGGTCCAGATCAGCTCCAACATGGGCATCCGGGGCCGGGTCATGAGCCTGTACATCATGGTGCTGATCGGCGGCCAGGCCATCGGCGGGCCCATGCTCGGCTGGATCGCCGAGCACGTGGACCCGCACGTGGCACTCTTGGTCTCCGGCGGGGTGCCGGCGCTCGCCGCGGTGACTGTCGGCGTCGTCCTGGCACGAAAGGGCGCGCTGTCACTCAGGGTGGACCTTAAGGACCGGCGCCACCCGCTGCGGATCATCAGCCGTGAGGCAGCCGCGTAA
- a CDS encoding cation:proton antiporter, translated as MDPLALTLIELGAVVFCLGLLARLAGRIGMSPIPLYLVGGLAFGAGGVVKLEGMQEFAHLSGEIGVILLLLMLGLEYTAAELFTGLRKSWQAGVLDLVLNFVPGAALALLLGWGLVGAMVMGGVTYISSSGIAAKVITDLGRIGNRETPVVLSILVFEDLAMAVYLPILTATLSGVGFLGGLTTVGISLAVVTVVLMVALRHGHRVSQAVHSENSEVFLLNLLGAALLVAGVASALQVSAAVGAFMLGIAISGATAHSATRILEPLRDLFAAIFFVAFGLNTDPATIPPVFGWALLLAVITAITKMLTGIWAAKRAGIARPGRFRAGAALIARGEFSIVIAGLAVASGVVPDDLAALATAYVLIMAILGPLAARYVEPALKAFGGPVRLAAKA; from the coding sequence ATGGACCCGCTGGCCCTGACCCTCATTGAACTGGGGGCCGTTGTGTTCTGCCTTGGCCTCCTGGCCAGGCTGGCCGGACGGATCGGAATGTCACCCATCCCGCTTTACCTCGTTGGCGGACTCGCCTTCGGCGCAGGCGGCGTGGTCAAGCTCGAAGGCATGCAAGAATTCGCACATCTCTCCGGCGAAATCGGCGTGATCCTGCTGCTGCTTATGCTCGGTTTGGAATATACGGCTGCCGAGCTTTTCACCGGTCTGCGCAAGTCTTGGCAGGCCGGTGTTCTTGACCTGGTGCTGAATTTCGTTCCCGGTGCGGCACTGGCGCTGCTGCTTGGCTGGGGCCTGGTAGGCGCAATGGTCATGGGCGGTGTCACGTATATATCGTCCTCCGGGATCGCGGCAAAGGTCATCACGGACCTTGGCCGGATCGGTAACCGCGAGACTCCCGTGGTGCTGTCCATCCTGGTGTTCGAGGACCTGGCCATGGCCGTGTACCTGCCCATCCTCACTGCAACCCTCTCCGGCGTGGGCTTCCTGGGCGGTCTCACCACAGTGGGGATCTCCCTGGCAGTGGTCACCGTGGTGTTGATGGTGGCGCTCCGCCACGGCCACCGGGTGTCCCAGGCCGTGCACAGCGAAAATTCCGAGGTTTTCCTGCTCAATCTCCTCGGCGCTGCACTGCTGGTGGCTGGCGTCGCGTCCGCCCTGCAGGTTTCAGCGGCAGTGGGCGCGTTTATGCTGGGCATCGCCATCTCGGGGGCTACCGCCCACAGCGCCACCCGGATCCTGGAACCGCTGCGGGACCTCTTTGCAGCCATCTTCTTTGTGGCCTTCGGGCTCAACACAGACCCGGCCACCATCCCGCCGGTGTTCGGCTGGGCCCTGCTCCTGGCGGTCATCACGGCCATTACCAAGATGCTCACAGGGATCTGGGCCGCCAAGCGGGCCGGCATTGCCCGTCCGGGGCGCTTCCGTGCCGGCGCCGCACTGATTGCCCGCGGCGAGTTCTCCATCGTGATCGCCGGACTGGCCGTGGCGTCAGGCGTGGTCCCGGACGACCTCGCCGCCCTGGCAACCGCCTACGTGCTGATCATGGCCATCCTCGGGCCGCTGGCAGCGCGCTATGTGGAGCCGGCACTGAAGGCCTTCGGCGGGCCGGTTCGGTTGGCCGCAAAGGCATAG
- the dcd gene encoding dCTP deaminase, which translates to MLISDRDIRAELNSQRIVLEPYDPEMVQPSSVDVRIDRFFRLFDNHKYAHIDPAEEQPELTRLVEVESGEPFILHPGEFVLGSTYETVTLPDDIAARLEGKSSLGRLGLLTHSTAGFIDPGFSGHVTLELSNMATLPIKLWPGMKIGQLCFFRLTSAAEFPYGSGEYGNRYQGQRGPTASRSHLNFHRTEV; encoded by the coding sequence GTGCTGATCTCTGACCGCGACATTCGTGCCGAACTAAACTCCCAACGGATCGTCCTCGAACCGTACGATCCCGAGATGGTCCAGCCGTCGTCCGTGGACGTCCGGATCGACCGGTTTTTCCGACTCTTCGACAACCACAAGTACGCGCATATCGACCCAGCGGAAGAGCAGCCCGAGCTGACCCGGCTGGTGGAAGTGGAGAGCGGAGAGCCGTTCATCCTGCACCCCGGTGAGTTCGTGCTGGGCTCCACGTACGAGACCGTCACGTTGCCGGACGATATTGCTGCGCGGTTGGAAGGCAAGTCCTCCCTGGGCCGCCTGGGCCTGCTGACGCACTCCACGGCGGGGTTCATTGATCCGGGGTTTTCCGGCCACGTCACGTTGGAGCTCTCCAACATGGCCACGCTGCCCATCAAGCTCTGGCCTGGTATGAAGATCGGCCAGCTGTGCTTCTTCCGGCTGACCTCGGCTGCTGAGTTTCCTTACGGTTCGGGCGAATACGGCAACCGCTACCAGGGCCAGCGCGGGCCAACAGCCAGCCGCAGCCACCTGAACTTCCACCGCACCGAGGTCTGA